In Pirellula sp. SH-Sr6A, the DNA window GTTCAGCCAATTCTTTAGAGCAAGCTCGATTGGTTTCGATAGTGCAACGAGAAGTCGACGAGCTCTCGGAGGTTGGTGCGACCCTCTCCGCGGCGACCTTTCTACCGCAAATCGGGGAGGCTAGGGGGGTGCGAGGTGCTGCCCAACGGGGTGTCTACAAGCAGAGGATCGAAGGGGCATTTTCGGAATTACAGGAGCGTGGCTTCCTGCATGATTCTCCCACGGCGACTTCGTGGCGGTTGGCGACGAAAGTCTCTGCGTTAACATCGATGAGTTATCGAGAGGCGACCGATCGATTGGAGGCCGCTGTCCATAAGTGTCTCGACCAGGAAAAATCCGATGCGGTCGTCACGGTTACGGGTTTAGCACCCGTGATGCATGAAACACAAGTAGCGTTACTATCCGATTTGGGTTACAGCTTTCTTTCCGCGTTTGCATTGATCACGCCGGTGATGATGTGGATCGTGCGGAGTGTGAAGGGTGGATTGTTGGTGATGGTGCCGAACGTACTTCCGGTAACCATGGCGTTTGGAGCGATGGGGTGGCTCGGTTATTCGCTGGACATTGCCGGGATCTTGACTGCAAGTATCGCACTTGGAATTGCCGTGGACGATACACTTCATTTCATTTGTTGGTATCGCAAGGAGAAAGAGGCTGGTTACTCTGCTGCCGACGCGGTCCAACGCACATTCGTCGCGTGTGCGCAAGCGATGATCCAAACGACGGTGATCGCATGTTGCGCGATGCTTCCTTTCTTGTTTGCGGATTTCAACCCAACCAGACAGTTCGCGTTCTTGATGATTTCGATCCTATCCCTCGCTTTGGTAGGGGACCTTTGTTTGCTCCCTGCCTTGTTACAGACGCGATTCGGTCATTGGGTGGCGCCCAATCGAAAACCTGATTCCTTATCTCCTGCGGTCGAGGCGTAGATGCATACACGTCACCTAGTCCCCGAGCTAATGGACGATCCAGAGCTGGACATCGCCGAACACCAATTGGCTTTGGCTGGTCTGAGACTCATCAATCAATGGAGTGGAACGGCGAAGCGCATCGCCGCCGAAATCAACGCATTGATCAAGATGAGGAAGCTAAAACATTGCCGTATCCTCGACTTGGGGTGCGGGAGCGGCGACATCGCTTGCGACGTTGCAAGTCGGATAGCAAATCACCATCCCATATCGGTAACCGGATGGGACTTTAGCGAAACGGCCGTCGCGCAAGCGACCGCAAATCGCGATCGAAGACTTGCCCCAACGAAGCATGCATGCGAAGTTCGATTCGAATGTCGCAATGCGTTAGATACGAGCTTAGCGGCGCAGAAACCTCGACCGTTTGACATCGTCTACTGCTCGCTGTTTTTGCATCACTTTACCGATGGGCAATCGTTGGAACTTTTAGCTCGGATGGCATCGCTCGCGGAGCATGCTTTGGTCGTGGACGATTTGATCCGATCGAGAAGAGGTTGGCTGCTAGCTCAATCGGGGTGCCGATTGCTCTCCCGTTCTCCGATCGTTCATTTCGATGGTCCGCAATCGGTTCGAGCCGCGTTCACTATCTCGGAAATTCGCGAGATCGCTGCGGATGCTGGACTGCATCCCATCTCCGTTCGAAGATGTTGGCCAATGCGATTCCTTTTAAGATGGGAGCGGACTGAGTAATGGAGGCAGTCACCCACGATTCAAAATCGCATCCAATTTTGGAAACTGATTGGGACTGCGTCGTGATCGGTGCTGGAGTGGCGGGCCTTAGTTTTGCGATCCGAGCGGCTCGAGGCGGGCATCGGGTTTTGATTCTGGAGGCAAAGACGTTTCCACGTGAAAAAGTATGTGGTGGCTGTCTGAACCGTCGTGCTCAAGGGCACTTGAAAGAACTAGGAATCCTGGGACGGGTCATGGCGCTAGGAACTCCAATCGAGGAACTCGTCGTTGATTGCCAAGGGACTTTGTCTTCGTGGAAAGTGCCCACCATGCTTAGCATTCGACGTTCGACACTCGATCAAGTGTTGGCAGAGACAGCCATTGCTGCGGGATGCGAGATTCGCTGGAACACACGCGGAACAGTCGTGGAGGCAGGCGAATCGGGACCAGCGACTGTGAAATTGCAGAAGGAAGGGGAGACACGTGCGGCAACATTTGTTCACGCAGGGATGGTGGCCGTCGCGGCTGGACTGACCCGTTCTCCTATTCAAAAGGATCCGAGATGGAATCAACAGATCTCAGATCGTTCTAGGATTGGTGTACACGCTCTTTGTCATTTATCGGATTTGCATTCTCAGCTTGGAAGCTGCGAATGGTTGCGATCGCTCGTCGCCCAAAGGCAGCTTCATATGCTCGTGGGCAAGTCCGGATATTTGGGGATTTGTCTCTCGGATGACGGATATGTTGATTTCGCTGCAGCCATCGATCCCGATAGAATTGAGAACCGGCAATGTATCGGGGGGACGGTCGATTCCATTCTTCAAGATTGCCAGCGCGATAGCCTCTTTGGGAGACTCCATACAGAGTGGTTCGCAACTCCACCCCTGACCCGTAGCTCTGCCGTGGTGGGGATCGGACGAACATTCTTAGTTGGAGATGCGCTCGGTTACGTCGAGCCATTCACGGGAGAAGGCATGTCCTGGGCGTTCGCTAGTGCGAAGCGATTGGCTGCATTGTTTGGTTCTTCTCAAGAAGAAGGATGGATGCAATTAGCCAAGCATTGGAACGACTGGGCGCGGCAGGAACGCTCGACGAAGACTTGGGTGGCGACATGGGTTGCTGCGCAGGCGCGAAAACCCAATCGATGCAAATGGATTTTGCGAGGACTGGATGTATTCCCTCCAGTTCGTCGCTTTCTCGTCAGAAAGGCAATGCAATGACGGCGTGTCTGCGGTCGTTTCGAACACAGCTCCCTTCGATCGGAATCGATCAGGAGGATGCCGCGCGTCTCGCGAGCAGTCTGGAGATCAGTTTGCGGTGGAATCATGCAATACCTGCTTTGTATCGAAAGTCGGGAGTCGGTCATCGTTACTCCGTTTTGCTTCATGATCAAGCCGAATCGGATTCAGTTCCCCAGGACTTCTATTTACCTAGGGCCGAATCGACGAATGGCCCATCGACTAGTCAACGCATGGCAGCCTATGAACAGTTCGCGCCTCCGTTGTTGGAAGCTGCGTGTCGAAACGCGATGGAAGATGCCGGTATCCATCCCACGGAAATACACAACTTGATCACAGTTTCGTGCACTGGATTTTGCGCGCCTGGTATCGATCATCGGCTTATGGGTGCGATCGGAATGAGTCCCCACATTCACCGAACGCACGTTGGGTTTATGGGGTGCCACGGTATGATCAACGGAATGCGAACAGCGGATGCGATTGTTCGAGCCGATCCGAACGCGATTGCGCTCGTCGGCGCCGTCGAACTTTGTAGCCTTCATCAGCAATACACGGACGACCCACAGCAACTCGTCGCCAATGCGTTGTTTGCGGATGGAGCAGCAGGAGTAATGGTGGTCCATCGTAATCACGCCGTGACGGCCGCTGACAAGGGGTGGGAGATTTTATCGACCCATTCGATTTGGATTCCTGATACCGATCGAGCCATGTCGTGGAAGATCAGCGACCATGGATTTGTCATGCAGCTTTCCCCCGAAGTGCCAAGCGTACTCCGAAACAGCTTGCATGAACCGGTTTCCCATTGGCTTTCTTCGCACGGACTGTCGATCGAGCAGATCGATCACTGGGCAATCCACCCAGGAGGCCCTCGCATTTTGGATGCTTGCGAGGCCGCTTTTCGATTGCCGGCCAGCAAGGTGGAGGACTCGCGAGCAGTCCTTCGGGAATGCGGAAACATGTCTTCCCCAACCGTGATTTTCATTCTCGAACGAATCACCGCTGGCTTGGATCCCGCTTCTACCTCCCCGGTTTATTGTCTTATGATTGCGTTCGGCCCTGGGCTTCATGCGGAGCTCATGCTTCTCCGAAAGGTTCCCGGCTAACGCAAGCTCTTATTTTTTCGGACGTAAGGTTTTTGGATGGGAACGAGGAGTTCTCCTTGGAAGGTTTCGCAGATCGAAAGCCTTCTCAAACCAATTTTGACGTATTCGCCCGATTGTTCGATTCCGATCGATCGGCGTCCCAAGCGTTTTGCGACGGCGCTCGCGGTGAAGGTCCCAGAGAACAGATCGAGAATGCAATCTCCAGGATGACTGCTAGCGAGAAGCATCCGTTCCAAAAGTGCTTCCGGTTTCTGAGTTGGGTGATGTTCGTATTCGTTCATACGATAGCGAACACGGGGGAACTCCCAAACGTTCCCTGGAACTTTAGAGCTATTGTAGGGAACGGGGGGAGATTTGCGATAATCGATCAAGCGTCGGACCGAGCCCGTGGGGGCATCCACACGTACCGCATCGGCGTTGAAGGTGTATTGATTCGGATTCATAACACAGTGCAATATCGGTTCGTACATCGAACCGAATTTCCGCTTCGCTTGAACTCCCGAGCTATCGTAATGCCACACGATTCTCGCCAGCACTGTGGATCGCTTGCGGAGAAACAAATCGAGATACGGCATCGCTTGTGTGCTGGACATGACGTAGAGCGATCCTGTTGGCTTTAGTTTTCGGAGCCCGAGTGCCAGCCATTGATAGCACCAATCCGCGTAGGCTTCGTCGGATTCCCAACGGTCCAAAAACGAATCGTATTGCTTGCCGATGTTATAGGGTGGGTCCGCGAAAAGAAGATCGATGGATTGATCGGGAACACACTCCTCCATGACTTTCAGGACATCTCCCCAATAGATGGCATGCTCCTCGTCTCGGCTGAATCGTTCGATGGTCTTGTGATCATCCCGCAAAGTGAGTGCTCCTCAATTGCCTCGCCAGACTAGCGAGTGATGGAGATGGTATTCCATAGGAATCATCGGCCATAGTCATGTGGTTGAATCGTTCTCCATGTCGCGCACTCCTTGGCGACACGCGGTTATGATAGCCTCCCGCCCAAACAAAACAACGATCGAAAATGCTGCAGAGCGGCTGGAGGATGAAATGGCCATCGAATGGGAATGGGATTCAATCCAAGGAGATTTTCGCACTTGGTTTGGCGAAGGAGCAAAGCGAGGAGCGTCGGATCTTCACCTGATCGCGGACTATCCACCCATGCTTCGAACTTTTGGAAAGCTAGTCCCGATCGAAAATGTATCGCTCACAGAAGAGCGGATTCTCGATGCCCTCCGACCTATCGTCACCGACGAGAAGCTGACGCGAATGGCCTCTGTTAAGAATTGCGATCTTGCTATCGCAGTTCGATTCGATGAAGAAACGATTCGATTGCGGATCAATCTCTTCTTGAGTAACGGAAAGGTCGGTGCATGCATTCGTTTCATTCCAGATCAAATCCCTAGCTTTTCTTGGGCATCGTTCCCCGAAGATATTGCACGTCGATTGATTGAGTTTCCCCATGGATTGGTTCTGTTTGCCGGGATTACAGGGGCGGGAAAGAGCACTTCGCTGGCGATGATTATCCAGCGATTGAATCGACAGGGTGGTTCCAGGATCGTCACGATTGAAGACCCGATCGAGTATCGGTTTCCCGTTTGTCCCGCTTCCTTGGTGACGCAACGGGAAATAGGGACCGATGTGGAGACGTTTCATGACGGTTTGAAGTATGGGCTTCGGCAAGACCCCGACGTGATCTTGGTCGGTGAAATTCGAGATCAAGAAACAGCGAAGATGGCGTTGAGCGCTGCCGAGACGGGGCATTTGGTCTTTTCCACCTTGCATACACGCGACGCGAAGGGGGCGATCTCCCGTTATGCGGATTTCTTTCCGCAGTCGGTACAGAATGAAGTCCGATCGCAGTTGGCTTCTTCGCTCCGCGCTGTCATTTGCCAGCGATTGATCGAGAGCGTTACTCCGAACGAAAAACAAGAGCTTGCGCTGGAGATTCTCTTCAACAACGCGCCGATCGGCGCAGCGATCCGAAATGGAAAGCTCGAAAGTGTCGACAACTACATACTCACAGGTCGAAACGAAGGGATGGTCACCATGGACGAGTCCCTTCGCAGGTTGGTAGCTGGCGGTTTGGTCCGTAAAGAAGTTGCCGAGCTATGGATGGTCGATCGATCGTAGGGCGAGATCTTATCAAGACATCCCAGAG includes these proteins:
- a CDS encoding type IV pilus twitching motility protein PilT yields the protein MIASRPNKTTIENAAERLEDEMAIEWEWDSIQGDFRTWFGEGAKRGASDLHLIADYPPMLRTFGKLVPIENVSLTEERILDALRPIVTDEKLTRMASVKNCDLAIAVRFDEETIRLRINLFLSNGKVGACIRFIPDQIPSFSWASFPEDIARRLIEFPHGLVLFAGITGAGKSTSLAMIIQRLNRQGGSRIVTIEDPIEYRFPVCPASLVTQREIGTDVETFHDGLKYGLRQDPDVILVGEIRDQETAKMALSAAETGHLVFSTLHTRDAKGAISRYADFFPQSVQNEVRSQLASSLRAVICQRLIESVTPNEKQELALEILFNNAPIGAAIRNGKLESVDNYILTGRNEGMVTMDESLRRLVAGGLVRKEVAELWMVDRS
- a CDS encoding type III polyketide synthase, yielding MTACLRSFRTQLPSIGIDQEDAARLASSLEISLRWNHAIPALYRKSGVGHRYSVLLHDQAESDSVPQDFYLPRAESTNGPSTSQRMAAYEQFAPPLLEAACRNAMEDAGIHPTEIHNLITVSCTGFCAPGIDHRLMGAIGMSPHIHRTHVGFMGCHGMINGMRTADAIVRADPNAIALVGAVELCSLHQQYTDDPQQLVANALFADGAAGVMVVHRNHAVTAADKGWEILSTHSIWIPDTDRAMSWKISDHGFVMQLSPEVPSVLRNSLHEPVSHWLSSHGLSIEQIDHWAIHPGGPRILDACEAAFRLPASKVEDSRAVLRECGNMSSPTVIFILERITAGLDPASTSPVYCLMIAFGPGLHAELMLLRKVPG
- a CDS encoding NAD(P)/FAD-dependent oxidoreductase, with protein sequence METDWDCVVIGAGVAGLSFAIRAARGGHRVLILEAKTFPREKVCGGCLNRRAQGHLKELGILGRVMALGTPIEELVVDCQGTLSSWKVPTMLSIRRSTLDQVLAETAIAAGCEIRWNTRGTVVEAGESGPATVKLQKEGETRAATFVHAGMVAVAAGLTRSPIQKDPRWNQQISDRSRIGVHALCHLSDLHSQLGSCEWLRSLVAQRQLHMLVGKSGYLGICLSDDGYVDFAAAIDPDRIENRQCIGGTVDSILQDCQRDSLFGRLHTEWFATPPLTRSSAVVGIGRTFLVGDALGYVEPFTGEGMSWAFASAKRLAALFGSSQEEGWMQLAKHWNDWARQERSTKTWVATWVAAQARKPNRCKWILRGLDVFPPVRRFLVRKAMQ
- a CDS encoding methyltransferase domain-containing protein; translation: MHTRHLVPELMDDPELDIAEHQLALAGLRLINQWSGTAKRIAAEINALIKMRKLKHCRILDLGCGSGDIACDVASRIANHHPISVTGWDFSETAVAQATANRDRRLAPTKHACEVRFECRNALDTSLAAQKPRPFDIVYCSLFLHHFTDGQSLELLARMASLAEHALVVDDLIRSRRGWLLAQSGCRLLSRSPIVHFDGPQSVRAAFTISEIREIAADAGLHPISVRRCWPMRFLLRWERTE
- the yhdJ gene encoding adenine-specific DNA-methyltransferase, which gives rise to MRDDHKTIERFSRDEEHAIYWGDVLKVMEECVPDQSIDLLFADPPYNIGKQYDSFLDRWESDEAYADWCYQWLALGLRKLKPTGSLYVMSSTQAMPYLDLFLRKRSTVLARIVWHYDSSGVQAKRKFGSMYEPILHCVMNPNQYTFNADAVRVDAPTGSVRRLIDYRKSPPVPYNSSKVPGNVWEFPRVRYRMNEYEHHPTQKPEALLERMLLASSHPGDCILDLFSGTFTASAVAKRLGRRSIGIEQSGEYVKIGLRRLSICETFQGELLVPIQKPYVRKNKSLR